In Limibacter armeniacum, a single window of DNA contains:
- a CDS encoding GAF domain-containing protein has translation MKSKILIGIIGVVIFLLSSFLTIDSLFPEVLSFIGLIEAGEERERFQTYSSWLKIIDFSLVLFILYSLLPKYFSVILGAVFFCVTIYVAIDLVALPSTILDVAAQTDDTTRKMAVKAVKPTYYILFVDAVLLLVLLFRLVAVSMRVQDYKIVYVPKYLDKEEDGNSEQSSNETWEKEEAFKKKMQLKLDESDDPLQDFLNGICQHFEIGAALLYEAKSVEGKKVIKAIKTYAYFIPESQTMLFEEGEGLVGQVMATGKPLISNVVPEGYITIASGLGSTSPTSIAVMPLLDSQTNAIGVLELASFRHFTQQDLSLLEELANWMAELLADQDNTLVV, from the coding sequence ATGAAAAGCAAAATTCTGATAGGGATAATTGGAGTTGTAATATTCCTTTTATCCTCTTTTCTCACTATTGACTCCCTATTTCCCGAAGTACTGTCATTTATTGGATTAATTGAGGCCGGAGAAGAACGGGAACGTTTCCAAACATATTCATCTTGGCTCAAAATCATTGATTTCTCCCTTGTACTTTTTATTTTATACAGTCTGCTACCTAAATATTTCTCAGTTATTTTAGGTGCAGTCTTTTTTTGTGTCACCATATACGTTGCCATTGATTTAGTTGCTTTACCTTCAACAATCTTGGATGTTGCCGCACAGACAGATGATACAACTAGGAAAATGGCGGTAAAAGCCGTTAAGCCAACATATTATATTCTTTTTGTAGATGCTGTATTGTTGTTGGTGCTTCTTTTTAGACTTGTGGCTGTATCTATGAGAGTACAAGACTATAAAATTGTTTATGTGCCTAAATACTTGGATAAGGAAGAGGATGGTAATTCTGAGCAGTCTTCGAACGAAACATGGGAGAAAGAAGAAGCATTCAAGAAAAAAATGCAGTTGAAGTTGGATGAATCAGATGATCCCCTGCAAGACTTTTTAAACGGAATATGTCAGCACTTCGAAATAGGTGCGGCATTGCTTTATGAGGCTAAATCTGTAGAGGGAAAAAAAGTAATCAAAGCAATTAAGACATATGCATACTTTATCCCTGAGAGCCAGACCATGCTTTTTGAAGAAGGAGAAGGTCTTGTTGGACAGGTTATGGCAACAGGAAAGCCTCTTATTTCAAATGTAGTTCCCGAAGGGTACATAACGATCGCTTCAGGGCTAGGAAGTACCTCACCTACCTCAATAGCTGTAATGCCTCTCCTAGATAGTCAGACAAATGCCATAGGAGTATTGGAATTGGCGTCTTTTAGACATTTCACTCAACAGGACCTATCCTTGCTAGAAGAGTTAGCAAACTGGATGGCCGAACTTTTGGCTGACCAAGACAATACACTAGTTGTATAA
- a CDS encoding CheR family methyltransferase yields MMMEEIEIAELRKLTQFIEDKFEYDFKNYAMSSFKRRIKRVLELYKFRSVDSLINKLTTNPSFFQEFVSEITVNVTEMFRDPTFWKALRESILPEVIQEHQKVNIWHAGCSSGEEVYSMTILLEEMGMLDKANIIASDIDLAVIDKAKSGAVSLKNMELNQQNYERFGGEYSLSKYFKEEGGRAYLLPRLMDKVSFKKHDLVKDKAFSKFDLILCRNVMIYFNQTLQNDVLYKLHESLFRYGNLAIGSKESLIWCDIANKFIVVNNEEKIYKKVKE; encoded by the coding sequence ATGATGATGGAGGAAATAGAAATTGCGGAACTGAGGAAGTTGACACAATTTATAGAGGACAAGTTTGAATACGATTTCAAGAATTATGCAATGTCTTCCTTCAAGAGAAGGATAAAAAGAGTACTTGAGCTATATAAATTTCGCTCTGTTGACTCGCTAATCAATAAACTGACTACTAACCCATCATTCTTTCAGGAATTTGTTTCGGAAATCACTGTGAACGTAACAGAAATGTTCCGTGATCCAACGTTCTGGAAAGCCCTTCGAGAGTCTATCTTGCCAGAAGTGATTCAAGAACACCAAAAAGTGAACATTTGGCATGCAGGCTGTTCTTCAGGAGAAGAGGTTTACTCCATGACAATTCTATTGGAAGAAATGGGAATGTTGGATAAGGCAAACATCATTGCAAGTGATATAGACTTGGCTGTTATTGACAAGGCAAAAAGTGGTGCTGTAAGCCTGAAAAATATGGAGCTTAACCAACAAAACTATGAAAGGTTTGGTGGAGAGTATTCCTTGTCAAAGTATTTTAAAGAAGAAGGTGGTAGAGCCTATTTGCTTCCCCGTCTTATGGATAAGGTTTCATTCAAGAAGCATGACTTGGTAAAGGATAAGGCATTTTCAAAGTTTGACCTAATCTTATGCCGAAATGTGATGATTTACTTTAATCAGACACTACAGAATGACGTGCTCTACAAGCTCCATGAAAGTTTGTTTAGGTATGGAAATCTTGCAATTGGGTCTAAAGAATCCTTGATTTGGTGCGATATAGCAAATAAGTTTATTGTGGTTAACAACGAGGAAAAAATCTACAAAAAGGTTAAAGAGTAG
- the cysM gene encoding cysteine synthase CysM, which produces MPSILDLVGSTPLVEVTHLNLNPNVKVYGKLEGHNPGGSVKDRPALSMIQGAIDRGELKPGMKLVEATSGNTGIALAMIAKAVGVEIELIMPEHATAERVKTMQAYGAKVILTPSERSMEGSIDLAREKAATGEYLMLNQFGNPDNYKAHYRHTGPEIWEATEGKITHFVSAMGTTGTIMGVSRYLKEQNPNVQIVGTQPTEGSRIPGIRRWPEAYLPAIFEPERVDRIIDISQEEASTMARKLAKEESIFSGMSSGGAAVAALRVAEELEEGVVVFIVCDRGDRYLSSPLFEE; this is translated from the coding sequence ATGCCATCAATCCTTGACTTGGTAGGATCCACCCCATTAGTAGAGGTTACACATCTAAACCTTAACCCAAATGTTAAGGTTTATGGAAAATTAGAAGGTCATAACCCCGGCGGTAGTGTCAAAGACAGACCTGCTCTCAGTATGATACAAGGGGCTATTGACAGAGGTGAACTGAAACCAGGAATGAAACTGGTTGAAGCCACCAGCGGCAATACAGGAATTGCACTTGCCATGATTGCTAAAGCAGTTGGTGTAGAAATTGAACTGATTATGCCTGAGCATGCCACAGCAGAACGGGTCAAAACCATGCAAGCATATGGTGCCAAAGTAATCCTTACGCCTTCTGAGCGATCAATGGAAGGTTCTATTGACCTTGCAAGAGAAAAAGCAGCGACAGGAGAATACCTTATGCTTAATCAGTTTGGCAATCCTGACAACTACAAGGCTCATTATCGTCACACAGGACCTGAGATATGGGAAGCAACAGAAGGAAAAATCACACACTTTGTATCTGCTATGGGAACAACAGGTACTATTATGGGTGTGTCCCGTTACCTGAAAGAGCAAAACCCAAACGTTCAGATTGTAGGTACGCAACCAACTGAAGGTTCTCGGATTCCAGGCATCAGAAGATGGCCAGAAGCATACTTACCTGCCATATTTGAACCTGAAAGAGTCGACAGAATCATTGACATCTCTCAGGAAGAGGCTTCAACGATGGCTCGTAAACTGGCTAAGGAAGAAAGTATATTTTCAGGAATGAGTAGTGGAGGTGCTGCCGTAGCTGCACTTCGAGTAGCTGAAGAATTAGAGGAAGGGGTTGTCGTATTTATTGTATGTGACCGAGGCGACAGATATTTATCTTCACCATTATTTGAAGAATAG
- a CDS encoding O-acetylhomoserine aminocarboxypropyltransferase/cysteine synthase family protein has protein sequence MSDNKLRFETLQVHAGQEVEATTNARAVPIYQTTSYTFNDAEHGANLFALKKFGNIYTRIMNPTTDVFEKRIAALEGGVAALAVASGQAAQFIALNNLCESGDNIVSTTYLYGGTYNQFKVSFKRLGIGVRFAEGDDAESFEKLIDERTKALYLETIGNPQFNIPDFEAIAKVAQKHNIPLVVDNTFGAGGYLFRPIDHGANVVTASATKWIGGHGTSIGGVIVDAGNFNWANGKFPQFTEPSEGYHGLKFWEVFGEGGPFGNIAFAIRARVEGLRDFGPALSPFNSFLLLQGLETLSLRVQRHVDNALALAEWLASHDAVESVNYPGLKTSPYHELAKKYLTNGFGAVLSFEVKGGKEVAKDFISQLNLASHLANVGDAKTLIIHPASTTHQQLSDEEQVAAGVTSGLLRVSVGIEHIEDIKSDFQQAFEKVSLTVS, from the coding sequence ATGTCAGATAATAAATTAAGATTCGAAACACTACAAGTGCATGCAGGTCAGGAAGTTGAAGCTACTACGAATGCCCGTGCAGTACCGATTTACCAAACTACATCTTACACATTCAACGATGCAGAACATGGTGCTAACCTGTTTGCCTTGAAAAAGTTTGGCAATATCTACACTCGAATCATGAACCCAACAACGGATGTGTTTGAGAAGCGAATCGCTGCACTTGAAGGCGGAGTGGCAGCACTTGCAGTAGCTTCAGGACAGGCAGCGCAGTTTATTGCACTGAATAACCTTTGTGAGTCAGGAGATAATATTGTTTCTACAACATACCTATATGGCGGAACTTATAATCAGTTTAAAGTGTCTTTCAAAAGGTTAGGCATTGGGGTGAGGTTTGCAGAAGGTGATGATGCAGAGAGTTTTGAGAAGCTGATTGATGAGCGTACCAAAGCACTGTATCTGGAAACTATTGGGAACCCACAGTTTAATATTCCAGACTTTGAAGCAATCGCAAAAGTTGCGCAGAAACATAATATTCCATTGGTGGTAGACAATACTTTTGGAGCAGGGGGGTACTTGTTCCGACCTATTGACCATGGTGCCAATGTTGTAACGGCTTCGGCTACGAAATGGATTGGTGGACACGGAACATCAATTGGTGGAGTCATAGTAGATGCGGGTAATTTCAACTGGGCAAATGGTAAGTTTCCTCAGTTTACAGAACCATCAGAAGGATACCATGGATTGAAGTTCTGGGAAGTTTTTGGAGAGGGTGGTCCATTTGGAAATATAGCTTTCGCAATCAGAGCGAGGGTAGAGGGACTGAGAGATTTTGGTCCAGCATTGAGTCCATTCAATTCCTTCCTTTTATTACAAGGTTTAGAAACACTTTCTCTTCGTGTACAAAGACATGTTGATAATGCTTTGGCTTTGGCAGAGTGGTTAGCATCACATGATGCAGTTGAGTCAGTGAATTACCCAGGCCTGAAAACAAGTCCATACCATGAGCTTGCGAAGAAATACCTGACAAATGGTTTTGGAGCAGTATTGTCATTTGAAGTAAAAGGAGGAAAAGAAGTTGCCAAAGACTTTATCAGTCAGCTAAATCTGGCAAGTCACTTGGCTAATGTAGGAGATGCTAAAACACTGATTATTCATCCAGCGTCAACTACGCACCAACAGCTTTCAGATGAAGAGCAGGTGGCAGCTGGAGTTACCTCTGGATTGTTGAGAGTATCTGTAGGAATTGAACATATAGAAGATATCAAAAGTGATTTTCAGCAGGCATTTGAAAAAGTTAGCCTGACTGTTAGCTAA
- a CDS encoding nuclear transport factor 2 family protein, with protein sequence MDTLQLSTIYLQHRADIIDLVNNICIGADKRDWELVKKAFDSSVTLDYSSLSGNPATVCSPQEIINGWKHALPGYTATQHMVTNHSVTIHEEEAECFSYLQAIHILPNDSGNNTWTVFGQYHHHFNKTVKGWKIDRLTFTLVHQEGNPDLPKLARERSLSQG encoded by the coding sequence ATGGACACTCTACAACTTAGCACCATCTACCTTCAGCACAGGGCTGACATTATTGACTTGGTCAACAACATTTGTATTGGAGCAGACAAGAGGGATTGGGAACTTGTCAAAAAAGCTTTTGACAGCAGTGTCACGTTGGATTACAGCTCCTTAAGTGGAAATCCAGCAACTGTCTGTTCCCCACAAGAAATTATAAACGGATGGAAACATGCGTTGCCAGGATATACCGCTACACAACATATGGTCACCAACCATTCTGTCACAATTCATGAAGAGGAAGCTGAGTGCTTCTCTTACTTACAGGCTATTCATATTTTACCCAATGACTCAGGTAATAATACATGGACCGTATTTGGTCAGTATCATCATCATTTCAACAAAACAGTAAAAGGATGGAAAATTGATCGGCTGACTTTTACATTGGTCCATCAAGAAGGAAACCCGGACCTGCCTAAGCTTGCCCGGGAGCGCTCCTTATCTCAAGGATAG
- the metX gene encoding homoserine O-acetyltransferase MetX: MVWNENRDKIQKMEAHYFHYNEDFQLESGDQLKGFTLKYCTFGKPNHDFSNVVWVCHALTGNAEVTDWWAGLFGDGSLFNPDEHFVICANVLGSCYGSTGPLSINPDTGEPYFHAFPQLTIRDIVNALDLLRESLGITHIQTLIGGSLGGQQAIEWALKRPRLMENLILAATNAVHSPWGVAFNETQRLALEADPTWLENNEKAGQNGLKAARAIAMLSYRNYNTYDVTQQEGTNENIDEFRASSYQRYQGEKLLSRFNAYSYWSLSKAMDSHNVARGRGSLQDALQNIEAYTHVIGVTTDILFPVSEQRFIARYVPNVTYEEINSTYGHDGFLVETEKIASAIKAFFRHKDKKKLVYDQGC; the protein is encoded by the coding sequence GTGGTTTGGAACGAGAACCGAGATAAGATACAAAAGATGGAAGCGCATTATTTTCACTACAATGAGGATTTCCAGTTGGAATCCGGAGATCAGCTTAAAGGCTTTACGCTTAAGTACTGTACGTTTGGAAAACCTAACCATGACTTTTCGAATGTGGTATGGGTTTGCCATGCACTTACAGGAAATGCAGAAGTGACAGACTGGTGGGCAGGACTTTTTGGAGATGGAAGTCTTTTTAATCCTGACGAACATTTTGTGATCTGTGCAAACGTCTTGGGGTCTTGTTATGGTTCTACTGGACCTTTGTCTATCAATCCTGATACAGGAGAGCCTTATTTCCATGCTTTTCCTCAGCTTACAATCAGAGATATTGTAAATGCATTGGATTTGTTACGTGAGAGCTTAGGCATCACACATATTCAGACATTGATTGGAGGGTCGTTAGGTGGGCAGCAGGCAATCGAATGGGCTTTGAAACGCCCTAGACTGATGGAAAACCTGATTCTGGCAGCGACCAATGCAGTACATTCACCGTGGGGTGTGGCTTTTAATGAAACACAGCGTCTGGCTTTGGAAGCTGACCCGACTTGGCTTGAAAATAATGAGAAAGCAGGGCAGAATGGGTTGAAAGCTGCACGTGCAATTGCCATGCTTTCATACAGAAACTACAACACGTATGATGTAACTCAACAAGAAGGAACAAATGAAAATATAGATGAGTTTAGAGCTTCTTCTTACCAGCGTTATCAGGGCGAAAAGTTACTCAGTAGGTTTAATGCTTATTCATACTGGTCGCTTTCCAAAGCAATGGACTCACATAATGTAGCAAGAGGAAGAGGTAGCTTACAGGATGCTCTCCAAAATATTGAAGCTTATACCCATGTGATTGGGGTAACAACGGATATTTTATTTCCTGTATCGGAGCAAAGGTTTATCGCTCGGTATGTGCCTAATGTGACGTATGAAGAAATCAACTCCACATACGGTCACGACGGTTTTTTGGTTGAGACCGAAAAAATTGCATCAGCCATAAAAGCTTTTTTCAGACATAAAGACAAAAAAAAATTAGTATATGACCAAGGATGTTAA
- a CDS encoding cytidylate kinase-like family protein, producing the protein METISYDYFSQYFKKTDEELNKPIECNGKVVTIGRDYGCNAMEVAQQLVDKLNTNEMFFGHPRRWQVVDSEVIRAVGKEMKMNLDRVTDLSTPQRKGLVDQLLSAFNEYQPHKELKRAMGGVISAYMERGNVVFVGRGAGFFAEESVNVLNVKLFAPLRYRVRMLMQKEGMSEDKAIELVELMDDKRSRFNEFLSGASELHYDILLDRSRISTNGIVNMLYSTLEEMPEF; encoded by the coding sequence ATGGAAACAATATCATACGATTACTTTAGCCAGTACTTTAAAAAAACTGATGAAGAGCTGAATAAGCCTATTGAGTGTAATGGAAAAGTGGTTACAATAGGCAGGGACTATGGTTGTAACGCTATGGAGGTGGCTCAGCAGCTTGTGGATAAACTCAATACAAATGAGATGTTTTTTGGTCATCCAAGAAGGTGGCAGGTAGTGGACAGTGAGGTGATAAGGGCTGTAGGAAAAGAGATGAAAATGAACCTTGATCGTGTGACAGATCTGAGTACACCCCAAAGGAAAGGACTGGTGGATCAGCTATTGAGTGCATTCAATGAATATCAGCCTCATAAGGAGTTGAAAAGGGCAATGGGAGGCGTTATTTCTGCTTATATGGAGAGAGGGAATGTGGTGTTTGTTGGACGCGGTGCTGGCTTCTTTGCTGAAGAAAGTGTCAATGTACTAAATGTAAAGTTGTTTGCTCCTCTTAGGTATAGGGTCAGGATGCTGATGCAAAAGGAAGGTATGAGTGAAGATAAGGCGATTGAGCTTGTAGAACTGATGGATGATAAAAGGAGCAGGTTTAATGAGTTTCTGTCAGGGGCAAGTGAGCTTCATTATGATATTTTGCTTGACCGCTCAAGGATAAGCACCAATGGGATCGTCAATATGCTATATTCAACGCTTGAAGAGATGCCGGAATTTTAA
- a CDS encoding chemotaxis protein CheB codes for MSDYRLSDKYNAIVIGGSAGSFQPITRLLAKLPKDFPLPIFLCLHRLKHVRHGFEEALSIKSSKKVQEPEDKELIRSGAVYLAPANYHMAIELGNSVALSTETLINNSRPSIDVTFESASYVYKDSLVAILLSGANKDGAAGISSVKARGGLTIIQSLDECMISTMPAAAKDIAEIDYELTSDEIINFLLELYKHYT; via the coding sequence ATGAGTGATTATAGGCTGAGTGATAAATACAATGCAATTGTGATAGGAGGATCCGCAGGAAGCTTTCAGCCAATAACAAGGTTGCTCGCTAAGCTGCCCAAAGATTTTCCTTTACCTATATTCCTGTGTCTCCATAGACTGAAACATGTACGTCATGGGTTTGAAGAAGCTTTATCTATCAAAAGCTCTAAGAAAGTACAGGAACCAGAGGATAAGGAACTGATCAGAAGTGGGGCAGTGTATCTGGCACCAGCAAACTATCACATGGCTATAGAGTTAGGGAACTCTGTAGCACTTTCAACAGAAACTTTAATAAACAACTCCAGACCTTCTATTGACGTTACTTTTGAGTCGGCTTCTTATGTGTACAAGGATAGTTTAGTTGCTATTCTGTTGTCAGGAGCTAATAAGGATGGAGCAGCAGGAATAAGTAGTGTTAAAGCGAGAGGTGGACTAACAATTATTCAGTCTCTTGATGAGTGTATGATTAGTACGATGCCCGCTGCGGCAAAGGATATAGCCGAGATTGATTACGAACTTACATCAGATGAAATAATCAATTTCTTATTAGAGCTGTATAAACACTACACTTAA
- a CDS encoding homoserine dehydrogenase, whose translation MTKDVNIGLFGFGCVGKGLYDVLNNSRNFSADISKIVVKNRNKKRSLPEYAFTYDKSDVLNDERINLVTELIDDVNEAYDIVTQALKNGKNVVSANKKMIAENLEELVALQREHGTSLLYEASACASIPIIRTLEEYYDNELLHSVRGIFNGSSNYILTKMFEEGVSYEDALKEAQDLGFAETDPTLDVGGYDAKYKLVILTLHSYGLYLNPAEVFNYGIQSLADFDMQYAREKRLKIKQVAKVFRASDDEIAAYVLPHFISEESDLYTVDYEYNGVIVQGAFSDKQFFRGKGAGGHPTGSAVLSDISANRYDYKYEYRKNGKHNGVRFSNDVDLKIYFRYAEESQFDRSKFVQIYERYENGNGLNYVIADVNLQTLISDPYFTQQKTFLAEIE comes from the coding sequence ATGACCAAGGATGTTAACATTGGACTTTTTGGATTTGGTTGCGTTGGTAAAGGACTTTATGACGTGCTGAATAATAGCCGCAATTTTTCGGCAGACATTTCTAAAATTGTAGTAAAGAACCGCAATAAGAAAAGGTCTCTTCCAGAATATGCATTTACTTATGATAAAAGTGATGTACTGAATGATGAGCGTATCAATTTGGTTACAGAGCTAATTGATGATGTAAATGAGGCATATGATATCGTGACTCAGGCGCTTAAAAATGGTAAGAATGTAGTAAGTGCCAACAAGAAAATGATCGCTGAAAACCTTGAAGAGCTTGTTGCTTTACAGCGCGAACATGGTACATCATTACTTTATGAAGCATCGGCATGTGCAAGTATTCCGATTATCAGGACTTTAGAAGAGTATTATGATAATGAGTTACTGCATTCTGTAAGAGGGATTTTCAATGGTTCATCCAATTACATTTTAACCAAGATGTTTGAGGAAGGTGTGAGCTATGAGGATGCTTTGAAAGAAGCACAGGACCTTGGTTTTGCAGAAACAGACCCAACATTGGATGTTGGAGGTTATGATGCAAAATACAAGTTGGTAATTCTTACTTTGCACAGTTATGGATTGTACCTAAACCCTGCTGAGGTATTCAATTACGGAATACAGTCTCTAGCTGATTTTGATATGCAGTATGCTCGTGAAAAACGACTTAAAATCAAGCAGGTAGCTAAGGTTTTTAGAGCGAGTGATGATGAGATAGCGGCTTATGTTCTGCCACATTTTATATCTGAAGAAAGTGATTTATACACTGTTGATTATGAGTATAATGGCGTGATTGTACAGGGTGCGTTTTCTGATAAGCAGTTCTTTAGAGGAAAAGGAGCTGGAGGGCATCCAACTGGTTCAGCGGTATTGTCTGATATTTCAGCCAACCGTTATGATTACAAATATGAGTACCGTAAGAATGGAAAACACAACGGTGTCCGCTTCTCAAATGATGTAGACCTGAAGATATATTTCCGTTATGCGGAAGAAAGTCAATTTGATAGATCCAAGTTCGTACAGATTTATGAGCGTTACGAAAATGGTAATGGACTGAATTATGTAATAGCTGATGTGAACTTACAGACACTCATTAGTGATCCTTACTTTACACAGCAAAAAACATTTTTAGCAGAAATTGAATAG
- a CDS encoding outer membrane beta-barrel protein, with amino-acid sequence MKRLFSLLLSVSLLACISMSSNVFSQVLVGGNIGVAFPTGDLSDGASTGFNFGADGRYFLRDQVSVDAQIDYTPFAEESNVNTNLFSIRVGASYYTQPEYTSTLKNLRPYVNAAIGYYNIDVNIDNVPGVGDIDDSEGKIGLNFGGGILYPIKDKLDINGKINYHFVDQGSFFLLNIGLLYHIKSSSRPVDKELREELKGE; translated from the coding sequence ATGAAACGACTTTTCTCTTTACTACTTTCTGTATCGCTATTGGCTTGTATCTCAATGTCATCGAATGTTTTTTCACAAGTTTTAGTAGGTGGTAATATTGGTGTAGCATTCCCTACAGGTGACCTCTCTGATGGAGCAAGCACAGGGTTTAACTTTGGTGCAGATGGTAGGTACTTCCTCCGAGATCAAGTATCTGTTGATGCCCAGATCGACTATACGCCTTTCGCTGAAGAAAGCAATGTCAACACCAACCTGTTTTCCATAAGGGTAGGTGCCAGTTATTATACTCAACCTGAATATACCAGCACACTCAAAAACCTGAGGCCCTATGTGAATGCTGCTATCGGTTACTACAATATCGATGTCAACATCGATAATGTACCAGGTGTTGGAGACATTGATGATTCAGAAGGTAAAATTGGCTTAAACTTCGGTGGAGGTATTCTTTATCCGATCAAAGACAAACTGGACATCAACGGCAAAATCAATTACCATTTCGTAGACCAAGGCTCTTTCTTCCTCTTAAATATTGGCTTGCTATATCATATCAAAAGTTCTAGCAGACCAGTTGACAAAGAACTTCGAGAAGAGCTTAAAGGAGAGTAG